A section of the Pseudomonas fluorescens genome encodes:
- a CDS encoding methyl-accepting chemotaxis protein, whose translation MSTATPVKPQEASRSRSQIIVLFIALIIFIMLLFANFAYLNTQSTYDKQYIGHAGELRVLSQRIAKNATEAAAGKAAAFKLLSEARNDFAQRWSYLKKGDPATGLPAAPSAVRSEMRAVQHDWEALLKNTDVILASEQTVLSLHQVAATLAETVPQLQLESEKVVEILLQRGAPASQVAVAQRQSLLAERILGAVNTVLAGDDTAVKAADAFGRDANRFGQVLAGMLQGSAGLTISEVQDPDARARLAEIAELFEFVSGSVDEILETSPQLFQVRASASNIFSLSQTLLDEASHLAIGFENLAGGRTLDTIGGYVLGLLALASIILIGLVMVRETNRQLRETAEKNERNQNAIMRLLDEIEDLADGDLTVTASVTEDFTGTIADSINYSVDQLRDLVATINLTAGEVAGAVQETQATAMHLAQASEHQAQQIAEASTAINQMARSIDQVSANAAESSAVAERSVEIANKGNEVVHNTIHGMDNIREQIQDTAKRIKRLGESSQEIGDIVSLIDDIADQTNILALNAAIQASMAGDAGRGFAVVADEVQRLAERSSAATRQIENLVRAIQADTNEAVISMEQTTTEVVRGARLAQDAGVALEEIEGVSKTLAALIQSISNAAQQQTSSAGQISLTMNVIQQITSQTSSGSTATAESIGNLAKMASQLRRSVSGFTLPAVRKTNE comes from the coding sequence ATGAGCACCGCCACCCCCGTCAAGCCACAGGAAGCCTCCCGTAGCCGTTCGCAGATCATCGTGCTGTTTATCGCGCTGATCATTTTCATCATGCTGCTGTTCGCCAACTTTGCGTACCTCAACACCCAGTCCACCTATGACAAGCAATACATCGGCCACGCCGGCGAGTTGCGGGTGCTGTCCCAGCGCATTGCCAAGAACGCCACGGAGGCCGCCGCTGGCAAGGCTGCTGCATTCAAGCTGTTGAGCGAGGCGCGCAATGATTTTGCCCAGCGCTGGAGCTACCTGAAAAAAGGCGACCCGGCCACCGGCCTGCCCGCCGCGCCCAGCGCCGTGCGCAGCGAAATGCGCGCCGTGCAGCATGACTGGGAAGCCTTGCTGAAAAATACCGACGTGATCCTGGCCAGCGAGCAGACGGTGCTGTCCCTGCATCAAGTGGCGGCGACCCTGGCCGAAACTGTGCCGCAATTGCAACTGGAGTCGGAAAAGGTCGTCGAGATCCTGCTGCAGCGCGGCGCGCCTGCCAGCCAGGTCGCCGTGGCCCAGCGCCAATCGCTGTTGGCCGAGCGCATCCTGGGGGCGGTCAACACGGTGTTGGCGGGGGATGACACAGCGGTAAAGGCCGCCGACGCCTTTGGCCGCGATGCCAACCGTTTTGGCCAGGTCCTGGCCGGCATGCTCCAGGGCAGCGCCGGCTTGACGATCAGCGAGGTGCAGGACCCGGACGCCCGGGCGCGTCTGGCGGAGATTGCCGAACTGTTCGAGTTTGTCTCCGGCTCCGTGGATGAAATCCTCGAAACCTCGCCGCAACTGTTCCAGGTGCGCGCCTCGGCGAGCAACATCTTCAGCCTGTCGCAAACCCTGCTCGATGAAGCTTCGCACCTGGCCATCGGTTTTGAAAACCTGGCCGGTGGACGCACCCTCGACACCATCGGCGGCTATGTCCTGGGCTTGCTGGCGCTGGCCTCGATCATCCTGATCGGCCTGGTGATGGTGCGCGAGACCAATCGCCAGTTGCGCGAAACCGCCGAGAAGAACGAACGCAACCAGAACGCGATCATGCGTCTGCTGGACGAAATCGAAGACCTGGCCGACGGCGACCTCACCGTGACCGCCTCGGTGACTGAAGACTTTACCGGCACCATCGCCGACTCCATCAACTATTCGGTGGACCAGTTGCGCGACCTGGTGGCGACCATCAACCTCACCGCCGGTGAAGTGGCCGGTGCCGTGCAGGAAACCCAGGCCACCGCCATGCACCTGGCCCAGGCCTCGGAGCACCAGGCCCAGCAGATCGCCGAAGCCTCGACCGCGATCAACCAGATGGCCCGATCCATCGACCAGGTGTCGGCCAACGCCGCCGAGTCCTCTGCCGTGGCCGAACGTTCGGTAGAGATCGCCAACAAGGGCAACGAGGTGGTGCACAACACCATCCACGGCATGGACAACATTCGCGAACAGATCCAGGACACCGCCAAGCGCATCAAGCGCCTGGGGGAGTCGTCCCAGGAAATTGGCGATATCGTCAGCCTGATCGACGATATCGCCGACCAGACCAACATCCTCGCCCTCAATGCCGCCATCCAGGCGAGCATGGCCGGTGATGCCGGGCGCGGTTTTGCGGTGGTGGCCGATGAAGTGCAGCGCCTGGCCGAACGCTCGTCGGCCGCCACCCGGCAGATCGAGAACCTGGTACGGGCGATCCAGGCCGACACCAACGAAGCGGTGATCTCCATGGAACAGACCACCACCGAAGTGGTGCGCGGCGCGCGCCTGGCCCAGGATGCCGGGGTCGCCCTGGAAGAAATCGAGGGGGTGTCCAAGACCCTGGCCGCGCTGATCCAGAGCATCTCCAATGCCGCGCAGCAGCAAACCTCGTCGGCCGGGCAGATCTCACTGACCATGAACGTGATCCAACAGATCACCAGCCAGACCTCATCAGGCTCCACGGCCACCGCCGAGAGCATTGGCAACCTGGCCAAAATGGCCAGCCAGTTGCGCCGCTCGGTGTCGGGTTTCACCTTGCCGGCCGTGCGCAAGACCAATGAATGA
- a CDS encoding chemotaxis protein CheW, producing the protein MTESQTAFELLLDIDRRCRLLAADLPSQETRSHSWSGIGFRLGEHWYVAPMGEVAEVLHEPRCTLMPGVKPWVRGVANLRGRLLPVINLCGFFGYELSTARKQRRVLVIEHEDTFVGLLVDEVVGLQHFAQDLLRPVASTTPAASAAFIQGQFSGDPLWQVFSPFALAQAPGFLDVAA; encoded by the coding sequence ATGACCGAGTCGCAAACCGCCTTTGAACTGCTGCTGGACATCGACCGCCGCTGTCGCCTGCTGGCCGCTGACCTGCCCTCCCAGGAAACCCGTTCCCACAGTTGGAGCGGCATCGGTTTCCGCCTGGGCGAGCATTGGTATGTGGCGCCCATGGGCGAAGTCGCTGAGGTGCTGCATGAGCCGCGCTGCACCCTGATGCCCGGGGTCAAGCCCTGGGTCAGGGGCGTGGCCAACCTGCGCGGGCGCCTGCTGCCGGTGATCAACCTGTGCGGGTTCTTCGGTTATGAACTGTCGACCGCGCGCAAGCAACGCCGGGTGCTGGTGATCGAACACGAAGACACCTTTGTCGGCCTGCTGGTGGATGAAGTGGTCGGCCTGCAGCATTTTGCCCAGGACCTGCTCCGCCCGGTGGCATCCACCACGCCCGCCGCCAGCGCCGCGTTTATCCAAGGCCAGTTCAGCGGCGACCCGCTGTGGCAGGTCTTCAGCCCTTTTGCCCTGGCCCAGGCCCCGGGCTTTCTGGATGTTGCCGCATGA
- the pilH gene encoding twitching motility response regulator PilH — MARVLIVDDSPTEMYKLTGMLEKHGHQVLKAENGADGVALARQEKPDAVLMDIVMPGLNGFQATRQLSKEPETNGIPIIIVTTKDQETDRIWAERQGAKAYLTKPVEEDKLIEVLKLVLKP; from the coding sequence ATGGCACGCGTTCTGATCGTCGACGATTCACCGACTGAAATGTACAAACTGACCGGCATGCTGGAAAAGCATGGCCACCAGGTCCTCAAGGCCGAGAATGGTGCCGATGGCGTGGCCCTGGCCCGCCAGGAAAAGCCCGATGCCGTCCTGATGGATATCGTCATGCCCGGCCTCAATGGCTTCCAGGCCACGCGCCAGTTATCCAAGGAGCCGGAAACCAACGGGATCCCGATCATCATCGTCACCACCAAGGACCAGGAAACCGACAGGATCTGGGCCGAACGCCAGGGTGCCAAGGCCTACCTGACCAAACCGGTGGAAGAAGACAAGCTGATCGAAGTCCTGAAACTGGTGCTCAAGCCCTGA
- the pilG gene encoding twitching motility response regulator PilG has product MEQHSNALKVMVIDDSKTIRRTAETLLKNVGCEVITAIDGFDALARIVDHHPHIIFVDIMMPRLDGYQTCALVKNNPAFKAIPVIMLSSRDGLFDKAKGRIVGVDQFLTKPFSKEELLSAIKACVPGFAAVEQAH; this is encoded by the coding sequence ATGGAACAGCATTCCAACGCCTTGAAAGTGATGGTGATCGACGACTCGAAAACGATTCGCCGCACCGCTGAAACGCTGTTGAAGAACGTAGGGTGTGAAGTCATCACGGCCATCGACGGTTTTGATGCCCTGGCCAGGATCGTTGACCATCATCCGCACATTATCTTTGTCGACATCATGATGCCGCGCCTGGATGGCTATCAGACCTGCGCCCTGGTCAAGAACAACCCGGCGTTCAAGGCCATCCCGGTGATCATGCTGTCGTCCAGGGATGGCCTGTTCGACAAGGCCAAGGGGCGTATCGTCGGCGTCGATCAATTTTTGACCAAGCCTTTCAGCAAGGAAGAACTGCTGAGTGCGATCAAGGCCTGTGTGCCGGGGTTCGCTGCAGTAGAACAAGCACATTGA
- the gshB gene encoding glutathione synthase → MSVRVGIVMDPIASISYKKDSSLAMLLAAQARGWTLFYMEQRDLYQGDGEARARMRPLQVFANPQKWFELQDEVDSPLSDLDVILMRKDPPFDMEFVYSTYLLEQAERAGVLIVNKPQSLRDCNEKLFATLFPQCTPPTVVSRRADVLREFAAKHGDVILKPLDGMGGTSIFRHRAGDPNLSVILETLTALGTQQIMGQAYLPAIKDGDKRILMIDGEPVDYCLARIPAAGETRGNLAAGGRGEARPLSDKDRWIAAQVGPTLREKGLLFVGLDVIGEHLTEINVTSPTCIREIDNAFGTNIGEMLMAAIADKLQAK, encoded by the coding sequence ATGAGCGTTCGCGTCGGCATTGTCATGGACCCTATCGCCAGCATTTCCTATAAAAAGGATAGCTCGCTGGCCATGCTGCTGGCCGCCCAGGCCCGCGGCTGGACCCTGTTCTATATGGAACAGCGCGACCTTTACCAGGGCGACGGCGAGGCGCGGGCACGGATGCGCCCCTTGCAGGTGTTCGCCAACCCGCAAAAGTGGTTTGAGCTGCAAGACGAGGTCGACAGCCCCCTGAGCGACCTGGACGTGATCCTGATGCGCAAGGATCCGCCGTTCGATATGGAGTTCGTCTACTCCACCTACCTGCTGGAGCAGGCCGAACGCGCTGGCGTGCTGATCGTCAACAAGCCCCAGAGCCTGCGCGACTGCAACGAGAAGCTGTTCGCCACGCTGTTCCCGCAGTGCACGCCGCCCACTGTGGTCAGCCGCCGCGCCGATGTGCTGCGTGAGTTTGCCGCCAAGCACGGTGATGTAATCCTCAAGCCGCTGGACGGCATGGGCGGCACCTCGATCTTCCGTCACCGTGCGGGTGACCCGAACCTGTCGGTGATCCTTGAGACCCTGACCGCCCTGGGCACCCAGCAGATCATGGGCCAGGCTTACCTGCCGGCGATCAAGGACGGCGACAAGCGCATCCTGATGATCGACGGCGAGCCGGTGGATTACTGCCTGGCGCGTATCCCGGCGGCCGGCGAGACCCGTGGCAACCTCGCCGCCGGTGGTCGTGGCGAAGCCCGCCCGCTGAGCGACAAGGACCGCTGGATCGCCGCCCAGGTTGGCCCGACCCTGCGAGAGAAAGGCCTGCTGTTCGTAGGACTTGACGTAATTGGTGAGCACCTGACGGAAATCAACGTCACCAGCCCCACCTGCATCCGCGAAATAGACAACGCGTTCGGCACCAATATCGGCGAAATGCTCATGGCAGCCATTGCCGACAAGCTACAAGCCAAGTGA
- a CDS encoding energy transducer TonB: MTLPSDLPPELSHSGVRPADRLGFTLFLAALIHLALILGLGFTFVEPQQISKTLEITLATFKSEKKPEKADFLAQDNQQGSGTLDKKAVPKTTEVAPFQDNKINKVTPPPVAKPEVKQAAPKAAVTTVAPKPQKAVTQREAVKTEPAPSKPAPTFDASQLSSEISSLEAELANEQQLYAKRPRIYRLNAASTMRDKGAWYKDEWRKKVERIGNLNYPDEARRQQIYGNLRLLVSINRDGSLYEVLVLESSGQPLLDQAAQRIVRLAAPFAPFTGDLADIDRLEIIRTWRFAKGDRLSSN, translated from the coding sequence ATGACGCTTCCGTCCGACCTGCCCCCCGAACTCAGCCACAGCGGTGTACGCCCGGCTGATCGGCTCGGATTTACCCTATTTCTGGCAGCGCTGATTCATTTGGCGCTGATCCTCGGCCTGGGCTTCACGTTTGTCGAACCCCAGCAAATCAGCAAGACCCTGGAAATCACCCTCGCCACCTTCAAGAGTGAAAAGAAGCCCGAGAAGGCTGACTTCCTGGCCCAGGACAATCAGCAGGGCAGTGGCACCCTGGATAAAAAGGCGGTGCCCAAGACCACCGAAGTGGCGCCTTTCCAGGACAACAAGATCAACAAGGTCACGCCGCCGCCAGTGGCCAAGCCCGAAGTCAAGCAGGCCGCGCCCAAGGCCGCCGTCACCACCGTTGCGCCAAAGCCCCAGAAGGCCGTAACCCAGCGTGAAGCCGTGAAGACCGAACCGGCACCCAGCAAACCCGCACCGACATTCGACGCCTCGCAACTTTCCAGCGAAATCTCCAGCCTGGAGGCCGAACTGGCCAACGAACAACAGCTGTATGCCAAACGCCCGCGCATCTACCGGCTCAACGCCGCCTCGACCATGCGCGACAAAGGCGCCTGGTATAAGGACGAATGGCGCAAGAAGGTCGAGCGCATCGGCAACCTGAACTACCCGGACGAGGCCCGGCGCCAGCAGATCTACGGCAACTTGCGCCTGCTGGTGTCGATCAACCGTGACGGTTCGTTATATGAAGTGCTGGTGCTGGAGTCGTCCGGCCAGCCATTGCTGGACCAGGCGGCACAACGCATCGTCCGCCTGGCGGCACCATTCGCCCCGTTTACCGGCGACCTGGCCGATATCGACCGCCTGGAAATCATCCGCACCTGGCGCTTTGCCAAGGGCGACCGCCTCTCCAGCAACTGA
- a CDS encoding YqgE/AlgH family protein has protein sequence MKNVSPTYLKHHFLIAMPHMADPNFAHTLTYIVEHTANGAMGLVVNRPQELNLADILEQLRPEIDPPTCCQAVPIYFGGPVQTDRGFVLHPSGPTFQATVDLEGVSLSTSQDVLFAIADGVGPQQSLITLGYAGWEAGQLEEELANNAWLTCPFDADILFNTASELRLNAAAAQLGVNLSLLTSQAGHA, from the coding sequence ATGAAAAATGTCAGCCCGACTTACCTCAAGCACCACTTCCTGATCGCCATGCCCCATATGGCCGACCCGAACTTTGCGCACACCTTGACCTATATCGTCGAGCACACGGCCAATGGCGCCATGGGGCTGGTGGTCAACCGCCCGCAGGAGCTGAACCTGGCGGATATCCTTGAGCAACTGCGCCCGGAGATCGATCCACCCACCTGTTGCCAGGCAGTGCCGATTTATTTTGGCGGCCCGGTGCAGACTGACCGGGGCTTTGTCCTGCACCCCAGCGGCCCCACGTTCCAGGCAACCGTCGACCTGGAAGGTGTGTCCCTGTCCACCTCCCAGGACGTGCTGTTTGCCATCGCCGATGGCGTCGGCCCGCAGCAGAGCCTGATTACCCTGGGCTACGCCGGCTGGGAAGCCGGGCAACTGGAAGAAGAGCTGGCCAACAATGCCTGGCTGACCTGCCCCTTCGATGCCGACATTCTGTTCAATACTGCCAGTGAGTTGCGCCTGAATGCCGCAGCCGCGCAGTTGGGGGTCAACCTCAGCCTGCTGACCAGCCAGGCAGGGCACGCCTGA
- the ruvX gene encoding Holliday junction resolvase RuvX, with protein MALRLILGFDYGTKQIGVAVGQVITGQARELCTLKAQNGIPDWNQVEALIKEWKPDAVVVGLPLNMDGTPSDMCLRAEKFARRLNGRYNLPFYTHDERLTTFEAKGERRDRGGQKGSYRDNPVDAIAAALLLQGWLDENTALFES; from the coding sequence ATGGCCTTGCGACTGATCCTCGGGTTTGACTACGGCACCAAGCAGATCGGCGTGGCCGTTGGCCAGGTGATCACCGGCCAGGCCCGTGAGCTGTGTACCTTGAAGGCGCAGAACGGCATACCGGACTGGAATCAGGTCGAAGCCCTGATCAAGGAATGGAAGCCCGACGCGGTGGTGGTCGGCCTGCCGCTGAACATGGACGGCACCCCCAGCGACATGTGCCTGCGCGCCGAAAAGTTCGCCCGTCGCCTCAACGGCCGCTACAACCTGCCTTTCTATACCCACGATGAACGCCTGACGACCTTCGAGGCCAAGGGTGAGCGTCGCGACCGTGGCGGGCAGAAAGGCAGCTACCGCGACAACCCGGTCGATGCCATTGCCGCCGCCTTGCTGTTGCAGGGCTGGCTGGATGAAAACACCGCTTTATTTGAATCCTGA